A stretch of the Panthera uncia isolate 11264 chromosome D1, Puncia_PCG_1.0, whole genome shotgun sequence genome encodes the following:
- the IL10RA gene encoding interleukin-10 receptor subunit alpha isoform X2, which translates to MLPRLVVPLAVLLSLRLCSGAHGTELPSPPSVWFEAEFFSHILHWTPIPNQSEGTYYEVELLRYGRDSWESTPSCNQTLVLSCDLTVMTLDLYHDSSYKARVRAMAGNRYSNWTNTNTRFSLDEVTLMVSVKLEVDNGIILGRIQLPRPRIAPTGDTYESIFQHFREYEIKLRKVPGNSTFIKQKINRETFSLSPPGELGEFCVKVKPSVASRVNRGLWSKEECIVLTRQYFTVTNLIIFFTFVLLLCGALAYCLALQLYVRRQRKLPTVLVFGKPHPFNLVLQLPCPEPQDTIHPLDEGAFPKVSAELKNSELHGSTDSGFGSAKSSLQNEGSQFLLPVPHPQAAGTVGKGAPREPESSRSGGSNNSTDSGICLQEPSPSPGTGPHWEQRVRKSSQGQDDSGLGLAQNSEGQPGDVQGVSDLGRVNPPGPEVPGEEDPASVAFRGYLKQTRCTQERATTAGCLEEEPASTDGLGPKFRTCLDAEAGWPPLALAKGYLKQDPGTTRPASGTPTGQWSRPTEEWSLLGLTSSRDLGASDCNLAHDLAPLDCMAAPGGLLDRFDSNLVTLPLISSLHSNE; encoded by the exons ATGCTGCCGCGCCTGGTAGTGCCGCTGGCGGTGCTCCTCAGCCTGCGCCTCTGCTCCGGCGCGCACG GAACAGAACTTCCCAGCCCTCCATCTGTGTGGTTTGAAGCAGAATTTTTCTCCCATATCCTCCACTGGACTCCCATCCCGAATCAGTCAGAAGGCACCTACTATGAAGTGGAGCTTCTGAG GTATGGAAGAGACTCCTGGGAGTCCACCCCCAGCTGTAACCAGACCCTGGTGCTGTCCTGTGATCTCACTGTTATGACCCTGGACCTGTACCACGACAGTAGCTACAAAGCCAGAGTCCGGGCAATGGCTGGAAACCGGTACTCCAACTGGACCAACACCAACACCCGCTTCTCCCTGGATGAAG TGACTCTGATGGTTAGCGTGAAGCTAGAGGTGGACAACGGCATCATCCTCGGGCGGATCCAGCTCCCCAGGCCCAGGATCGCCCCTACGGGCGACACTTACGAAAGCATCTTCCAACACTTCCGAGAGTACGAGATTAAGCTGCGCAAGGTGCCGGGGAACTCTACG TTCATAAAGCAGAAGATAAACCGTGAAACCTTCAGCCTCTCACCTCCTGGAGAACTGGGAGAATTCTGTGTCAAGGTGAAGCCATCTGTGGCCTCCCGAGTGAACAGGGGGCTGTGGTCCAAGGAAGAGTGCATTGTGCTTACCCGACAGT ATTTCACCGTGACCAACCTCATCATCTTCTTCACCTTCGTCCTGCTGCTCTGCGGAGCCCTGGCCTACTGCCTGGCCCTCCAGCTGTACGTGCGACGCCAGAGGAAGCTGCCTACCGTCCTG gtCTTCGGGAAGCCCCATCCGTTCAACTTGGTCCTCCAGCTCCCCTGCCCAGAGCCCCAGGACACCATCCATCCCCTTGACGAGGGGGCCTTCCCCAAAGTGTCCGCGGAGCTGAAGAACTCAGAACTGCACGGCAGCACGGACAGCGGCTTTGGCAGTGCGAAGTCATCCCTGCAGAATGAGGGGTCCCAGTTCCTCCTGccggtcccccacccccaggcggCGGGGACTGTGGGAAAGGGGGCGCCCCGGGAGCCGGAGAGCAGCCGCAGCGGTGGCAGCAACAACAGCACAGACAGCGGGATCTGCTTGCAGGAGCCCAGCCCGAGTCCTGGCACCGGACCCCACTGGGAGCAGCGGGTGAGGAAGAGCAGCCAGGGCCAGGACGACAGCGGCCTCGGTCTAGCCCAAAACTCAGAAGGGCAGCCTGGGGATGTGCAGGGGGTCTCAGACTTGGGCCGTGTCAATCCCCCAGGGCCTGAGGTGCCTGGGGAGGAAGACCCAGCCTCAGTGGCATTCCGGGGCTACCTAAAGCAAACCAGATGCACACAGGAGAGAGCAACCACGgcaggctgcctggaggaagaGCCCGCCTCGACAGATGGCCTCGGCCCCAAGTTCAGGACATGCCTGGATGCCGAGGCAGGCTGGCCCCCGCTGGCCCTGGCCAAGGGCTATTTGAAACAGGACCCAGGAACAACTCGCCCTGCATCAGGGACCCCAACCGGACAGTGGAGTCGACCAACTGAGGAGTGGTCACTTCTGGGTTTGACCAGCTCCAGGGACCTAGGAGCATCTGACTGCAACTTGGCCCATGACCTGGCCCCTCTGGACTGTATGGCAGCCCCAGGTGGTCTCCTGGACCGCTTTGACTCAAACCTGGTCACTCTGCCTCTGATCTCCAGCCTGCACTCGAATGAGTGA
- the IL10RA gene encoding interleukin-10 receptor subunit alpha isoform X1 — translation MEAVRLMATVSLVIPGRRSPPTLISTLFAPGTELPSPPSVWFEAEFFSHILHWTPIPNQSEGTYYEVELLRYGRDSWESTPSCNQTLVLSCDLTVMTLDLYHDSSYKARVRAMAGNRYSNWTNTNTRFSLDEVTLMVSVKLEVDNGIILGRIQLPRPRIAPTGDTYESIFQHFREYEIKLRKVPGNSTFIKQKINRETFSLSPPGELGEFCVKVKPSVASRVNRGLWSKEECIVLTRQYFTVTNLIIFFTFVLLLCGALAYCLALQLYVRRQRKLPTVLVFGKPHPFNLVLQLPCPEPQDTIHPLDEGAFPKVSAELKNSELHGSTDSGFGSAKSSLQNEGSQFLLPVPHPQAAGTVGKGAPREPESSRSGGSNNSTDSGICLQEPSPSPGTGPHWEQRVRKSSQGQDDSGLGLAQNSEGQPGDVQGVSDLGRVNPPGPEVPGEEDPASVAFRGYLKQTRCTQERATTAGCLEEEPASTDGLGPKFRTCLDAEAGWPPLALAKGYLKQDPGTTRPASGTPTGQWSRPTEEWSLLGLTSSRDLGASDCNLAHDLAPLDCMAAPGGLLDRFDSNLVTLPLISSLHSNE, via the exons ATGGAGGCTGTAAGATTGATGGCCACCGTCAGCCTCGTTATCCCCGGGAGGCGGTCTCCACCAACTCTGATATCCACACTCTTTGCCCCAGGAACAGAACTTCCCAGCCCTCCATCTGTGTGGTTTGAAGCAGAATTTTTCTCCCATATCCTCCACTGGACTCCCATCCCGAATCAGTCAGAAGGCACCTACTATGAAGTGGAGCTTCTGAG GTATGGAAGAGACTCCTGGGAGTCCACCCCCAGCTGTAACCAGACCCTGGTGCTGTCCTGTGATCTCACTGTTATGACCCTGGACCTGTACCACGACAGTAGCTACAAAGCCAGAGTCCGGGCAATGGCTGGAAACCGGTACTCCAACTGGACCAACACCAACACCCGCTTCTCCCTGGATGAAG TGACTCTGATGGTTAGCGTGAAGCTAGAGGTGGACAACGGCATCATCCTCGGGCGGATCCAGCTCCCCAGGCCCAGGATCGCCCCTACGGGCGACACTTACGAAAGCATCTTCCAACACTTCCGAGAGTACGAGATTAAGCTGCGCAAGGTGCCGGGGAACTCTACG TTCATAAAGCAGAAGATAAACCGTGAAACCTTCAGCCTCTCACCTCCTGGAGAACTGGGAGAATTCTGTGTCAAGGTGAAGCCATCTGTGGCCTCCCGAGTGAACAGGGGGCTGTGGTCCAAGGAAGAGTGCATTGTGCTTACCCGACAGT ATTTCACCGTGACCAACCTCATCATCTTCTTCACCTTCGTCCTGCTGCTCTGCGGAGCCCTGGCCTACTGCCTGGCCCTCCAGCTGTACGTGCGACGCCAGAGGAAGCTGCCTACCGTCCTG gtCTTCGGGAAGCCCCATCCGTTCAACTTGGTCCTCCAGCTCCCCTGCCCAGAGCCCCAGGACACCATCCATCCCCTTGACGAGGGGGCCTTCCCCAAAGTGTCCGCGGAGCTGAAGAACTCAGAACTGCACGGCAGCACGGACAGCGGCTTTGGCAGTGCGAAGTCATCCCTGCAGAATGAGGGGTCCCAGTTCCTCCTGccggtcccccacccccaggcggCGGGGACTGTGGGAAAGGGGGCGCCCCGGGAGCCGGAGAGCAGCCGCAGCGGTGGCAGCAACAACAGCACAGACAGCGGGATCTGCTTGCAGGAGCCCAGCCCGAGTCCTGGCACCGGACCCCACTGGGAGCAGCGGGTGAGGAAGAGCAGCCAGGGCCAGGACGACAGCGGCCTCGGTCTAGCCCAAAACTCAGAAGGGCAGCCTGGGGATGTGCAGGGGGTCTCAGACTTGGGCCGTGTCAATCCCCCAGGGCCTGAGGTGCCTGGGGAGGAAGACCCAGCCTCAGTGGCATTCCGGGGCTACCTAAAGCAAACCAGATGCACACAGGAGAGAGCAACCACGgcaggctgcctggaggaagaGCCCGCCTCGACAGATGGCCTCGGCCCCAAGTTCAGGACATGCCTGGATGCCGAGGCAGGCTGGCCCCCGCTGGCCCTGGCCAAGGGCTATTTGAAACAGGACCCAGGAACAACTCGCCCTGCATCAGGGACCCCAACCGGACAGTGGAGTCGACCAACTGAGGAGTGGTCACTTCTGGGTTTGACCAGCTCCAGGGACCTAGGAGCATCTGACTGCAACTTGGCCCATGACCTGGCCCCTCTGGACTGTATGGCAGCCCCAGGTGGTCTCCTGGACCGCTTTGACTCAAACCTGGTCACTCTGCCTCTGATCTCCAGCCTGCACTCGAATGAGTGA